A stretch of DNA from bacterium:
GAGTCGAACTTGCGGAGCAGGATGAGCCGGAGAAGCGGAAGAAGGCGCTGGAAGGCCTCAGCGCCAGTCGGAAGGCGAAGACTGCCAAGCGGATCGAGGATCTGGACAAGTTGATGCTGGGGCCGGAGAAACTCGTAGAGTACTTTGCCGACTGCCTCAACTGCCACAACTGCATGAAGGTCTGCCCGGTCTGCTATTGCCGTGAGTGCTTCTTCGATTCCGACACGTTCCAGCGCGACATCGGCGAGCACGTGCGCGTCTCCCTGCGCAAGGGCGCGACCCGGATGCCGTCCGAGACACTATTGTTCCACCTGACCCGCATGAACCACATGATGGCTTCGTGCGTTCAGTGCGGCATCTGCGAAGACTCGTGCCCGGTTACTATCGGTCTTGCCACCTTGTTCAAGAAGGTCTCGCAGAACGCGCAGAAGGAGTTCGACTACGTATCCGGCCGCAATCTCGACGAGCCGCTGCCGCTCACGACGTTCCGCGAGGCGGAATTCCCCAAGGTAGGGGAGGAGTAGCGTTGGCTGAAGCGCCGGAGCTTCTGGTAAACGATCTCGACACCGAGTTCAAGACCCGGCTGGCCGAGAAGTACGGCGATACCGGGTTCATGCACTGCCTTTCCTGCGGTTCGTGCTCGGCGTCCTGCCCGGTGCGAAAGCTGGAGGAGAAGTACAACCCGAGACGCATCATCAGGATGGCGATAGTCGGCATGAAGGACGAAGTCTACAAGTCCGAGTTCGTCTGGATGTGCTCCTACCATACTACCTGTCTGAACCGCTGCCCGCAGAAGGTGAATATCGGCGAAGTAGCCGACGTGGTCTCGCGCATGGCGGAGGGGGAGCGCAAGCGGCCTGCCTCCCACAATGGCAAGGTGACACAGGCGGAGCGGAACCGAGACTTCAAACAACAGGTAATGAAGGCCGCCGGGAGCGTTTCGGCATGCTTCACCTGTGGTTCCTGCACGGCGGTATGCCCGGAGGCGCTGTTCGATTCCTCAAAGGATGCCCGCCGTTTCATCCGCAAGGTCAACCTCGGACTGCGGGACGAGGCACTCGCCGACGAGTTCAAAGACATCTGTGCGACGCACTTCCGTTGCCTTTCCCGTTGCCCGCAGGGAGTGCAGATAAGCAGGATAATGAACGCGATGAAGCAGTGCGCACTTGAAGATGGCTACAGTTATCCTACATCGTTAGCGGCCTTGGAGAAGAGCGAGCATAAGAGTGGATGAGGTAGCCGACAAGGTCGTGGCCGCACCTGTCACCGGGAAGGTTGGCGCCGTGCTGGTTATTGGCGGTGGCATCGGCGGGGTGCAGTCCGCTCTCGACCTGGCCGATTCCGGCTATAAGGTCTATCTTGTCGATCGTGCCCCGGCCATCGGCGGCATCATGTCGATGCTCGACAAGACGTTCCCAACCAACGACTGTTCGATGTGCATCCTCTCGCCCAAGCTGGTCGCCGCCGGCCGCCACAAGGACATTCATCTGATGACTCTGACCGAGGTGCTCGGCATCGAGGGTGAGCCCGGTGCGTTCAAGGTCCGGCTCAAGCGGCACGCGCGTTCGGTCGACCTGTCGAAGTGCACCGGGTGCGGCGACTGCCTGACCAAGTGCCCGGTGAAAGACCTGCCGAACGAGTTCGAGGGTGGGCTCTCGAACCGCCGCGCCATCTACCGGCTCTACGCGCAGGCTGTGCCGAACGTGCCGACCATCGACCGCGAGCACTGCCTGAAGTTCACCAAGGACAAGTGCGGCGCGTGCCAGAAGGCGTGCAAGGCTGGTGCAATCGACTACACGCAGCAGGATGAAGAAGTGGTCGTGGACGTTGGCTCGGTTGTGGTCACTGCCGGCTCGAAGATTGCTCCGACCGCGCTCCGGCCCGAGTACGGCCACGGCCGGTACCCGAACGTCGTCTCCAGCCTCGAGTTCGAGCGTATTCTCTCCGCCTCCGGGCCCTACTCCGGCCACGTCCAGCGTCCTTCCGACGGCAAGGCGCCGAAGAAGGTGGCGTGGCTGCAGTGCATCGGCTCGCGCGATGAGTCGGTCGAGCGCGGCTATTGCTCGGCGATGTGCTGCATGTATGCGGTCAAGGAAGCTGTCATCACGCGGGAGCACTCAGGCGACGTTGAGCCGACGGTCTTCTACATGGACATGCGTTCGTACGGCAAGGACTTCGACCGGTACGTCGAGCGGGCCGAGCAGCAATACGGCGTCCGGCTTATGCGCGCCCGCGTACCGGAAATCCGCGAAGACCCCGCGACCCACAATCTCACCGTTCGCTACGCCTCCGATGCCGGCAACTTCGCCGAGGAGTTCGACATGGTCGTCCTCTCCTGCGGATTCGTGCCGCCGCCGGAACTGGTGGACCTGGGCAGGCGGCTCGACATCGAGCTGGATCACTATGGTTTCGCCGCTACCGATGCCTGGGCACCAACTGCCACCAGCCATGCGGGAATCAGCGTGGCGGGCAGTTTTGCGCAGCCAATGGCCATTCCTGAGACTGTCACGGGCGCTTCGGGCGCTGCCGCGTCAGCCGAAGCAATCCTGGCAGGGGAGAGGGGCACGCTGGTCGCACCGGTTGAAGCGCCGGCAGAGCAGGATGTCGCCGGGGCTGAACCGCGGGTCGGCGTCTTTGTCTGCCACTGCGGCGTGAACATCGGCCGCGTCGTGCGCGTTGCCGAGGTCGTCGAGTTTGCGCGGACGCTGCCCAACGTAGTCTTTGCCGAGGAGAACCTCTACTCCTGCTCGGGCGACGCCCAGGAACGGCTCAAGGACCGCATCCGCGAGCACAAACTGAACCGTGTTGTCGTCGCGTCGTGTACGCCGCGCACCCACGAGCCGCTGTTCCAGGAGACGCTGGCTCAGGCCGGGCTGAACCCACACCTGTTTGAGATGGCCAACATCCGGGAGCAGTGCAGTTGGACTCACAGCGAACGGCCGGACGAGGCCACGGCCAAGGCGAAGGATCTAGTCGAGATGGCGGTGGCCAAGTCTCGCCTATTGGAGTCGCTGCATACGGTGACCCTGCCGGTGACCCAGAAGGCGCTTGTGGTCGGTGGCGGCATTGCGGGAATGACGTCGGCGCTATCCCTGGCCGGCGAAGGGTTCGACGTGTTCCTGGTCGAGCGTGAGAAATATCTCGGCGGAAATGCCCGCAGCATCGCGAAGACGGTCGAAGGCGACGACGTGCAGAAGCGCCTGAAGGACCTGGCCGACAAGGTTACGAGTCATCCGCGTATCAAGACGTTCCTCGGCGCGAGCGTCAAGAAGGTCCAGGGATTCGTGGGGAACTTCAAGACCACGGTCGAGCAAAGAGTGAATGGTGAAAAAGGAAAGGGTGAAGGCGGAGCTCCGGATTTCGCTATTCACAATTCACAATTCACCATTTCCGAGATTGAGCACGGCGTCGTTGTGGTTGCCACCGGCGCGCAGTACCGTACGCCGACCGAGTACTGCTATGGCCAGAGCCCCAGCATCGTCAGCCAGAAGGAACTTGAGGACGTGCTGTCTGGCGTTCGGCAATCGGCGTTCGACGTCCGGCGTTTGCAGAGCGTCGCCATGATCCAGTGCGTCGGGTCGCGCGAAGGCGACCGGCCCTACTGCTCGCGCATCTGCTGCACCGAGGCTGTGAAGAATGCGCTTGCCATCAAAGAACTGAACCCCGACGCCGATGTCTTTGTGCTGTACCGGGACATACGCACCTATGGCATGCGCGAGGAGTACTTCCGTGGGGCCCGCGAGAAGGGTGTTGTCTTCATCCGCTACTCGCCCGAGGCCAAGCCCGAGGTCCGGGTCGTCGACGGTCGGCCGGTGGTCACTGTCAATGACCCGATACTCGGCCGGGCAATCGAGCTGCAGCCGGATGTCCTCGCGCTCTCGACCGGCATCGTGCCGCAAACGGGCTCCGAAGAATTGGCCCAGATGCTCAAGGTCCCGCTCAACTCCGACGGCTTCTTCCTCGAGGCCCACGTGAAGCTGCGGCCGGTGGACTTCGCGACCGAGGGCATATTCACTGCAGGGCTGTGCCACTACCCCAAGTTCATCGACGAGGCTGCCACGCAGGCCGAAGCCGCCGCCGGCAGGGCGGCTACGATACTCGCCAAGGACACCTACAGGGCCGAAGCGGTGACCGCCCACGTGGACGAGCAACTCTGCTCGGGCTGCGGTATCTGCGTTCCGATCTGCGCGTACGGCGCGCCCGGGCTGATTGAGAAGGACGGCAGGACCGTGTCGCACGTCAACGAGGCGTTGTGCAAGGGTTGCGGCAGTTGCGCCGCGGCCTGTCCTTCGGGGGCGATGACGCATCTTGGATTCAAGATCGAACAGACTAGAGCGATGCTTCAGGCCGCGCTGAAATTCAAGCCGGAAGGGCCGAAGGATGAAGCAGGAAAGGCAGCGATCTAGCCATGCCGTCACCATCCGAGCGCACCTCGTCTGAAACTCGGCGTTCGGAACTCGGCGTTCGCAGTTCGTTTGAGCCTCGTATTATCGCTTTCCTCTGCAACTGGTGTACCTATGCCGGAGCGGACCTCGCCGGCACGTCGCGCGTGCAGTACCCGCCGAATACTCGGACCATCAGAGTAATGTGTTCGGGTGCGGTCGACCCGACGCTTGTCCTTGAGGCGTTCCGCGACGGCGCCGACGCAGTCCTCATCGGAGGTTGCCATCCCGGCGACTGTCACTACCAGAACGGCAACTACAAGACCCGCAAGCGGGTCGCGCTGCTCAAGGGCCTGATGCGGCAGCTCGGCATTGAAGAGGAGCGGCTCAGGCTCGAATGGATATCCGCGGCCGAAGGCGCCAAGTTCGCCGACACGGTGCGCGATTACACCGAGCAGATTCGCTCGCTCGGCCCGCTGCGCACGCCAGCGCCTGCAGAAGCAGTCCACTGACCGCCGCCGTTCCCCGGAGAATAGTAAAGAGTGAATGGTGAAGAGTGAA
This window harbors:
- a CDS encoding 4Fe-4S dicluster domain-containing protein codes for the protein MAEAPELLVNDLDTEFKTRLAEKYGDTGFMHCLSCGSCSASCPVRKLEEKYNPRRIIRMAIVGMKDEVYKSEFVWMCSYHTTCLNRCPQKVNIGEVADVVSRMAEGERKRPASHNGKVTQAERNRDFKQQVMKAAGSVSACFTCGSCTAVCPEALFDSSKDARRFIRKVNLGLRDEALADEFKDICATHFRCLSRCPQGVQISRIMNAMKQCALEDGYSYPTSLAALEKSEHKSG
- a CDS encoding FAD-dependent oxidoreductase; this encodes MDEVADKVVAAPVTGKVGAVLVIGGGIGGVQSALDLADSGYKVYLVDRAPAIGGIMSMLDKTFPTNDCSMCILSPKLVAAGRHKDIHLMTLTEVLGIEGEPGAFKVRLKRHARSVDLSKCTGCGDCLTKCPVKDLPNEFEGGLSNRRAIYRLYAQAVPNVPTIDREHCLKFTKDKCGACQKACKAGAIDYTQQDEEVVVDVGSVVVTAGSKIAPTALRPEYGHGRYPNVVSSLEFERILSASGPYSGHVQRPSDGKAPKKVAWLQCIGSRDESVERGYCSAMCCMYAVKEAVITREHSGDVEPTVFYMDMRSYGKDFDRYVERAEQQYGVRLMRARVPEIREDPATHNLTVRYASDAGNFAEEFDMVVLSCGFVPPPELVDLGRRLDIELDHYGFAATDAWAPTATSHAGISVAGSFAQPMAIPETVTGASGAAASAEAILAGERGTLVAPVEAPAEQDVAGAEPRVGVFVCHCGVNIGRVVRVAEVVEFARTLPNVVFAEENLYSCSGDAQERLKDRIREHKLNRVVVASCTPRTHEPLFQETLAQAGLNPHLFEMANIREQCSWTHSERPDEATAKAKDLVEMAVAKSRLLESLHTVTLPVTQKALVVGGGIAGMTSALSLAGEGFDVFLVEREKYLGGNARSIAKTVEGDDVQKRLKDLADKVTSHPRIKTFLGASVKKVQGFVGNFKTTVEQRVNGEKGKGEGGAPDFAIHNSQFTISEIEHGVVVVATGAQYRTPTEYCYGQSPSIVSQKELEDVLSGVRQSAFDVRRLQSVAMIQCVGSREGDRPYCSRICCTEAVKNALAIKELNPDADVFVLYRDIRTYGMREEYFRGAREKGVVFIRYSPEAKPEVRVVDGRPVVTVNDPILGRAIELQPDVLALSTGIVPQTGSEELAQMLKVPLNSDGFFLEAHVKLRPVDFATEGIFTAGLCHYPKFIDEAATQAEAAAGRAATILAKDTYRAEAVTAHVDEQLCSGCGICVPICAYGAPGLIEKDGRTVSHVNEALCKGCGSCAAACPSGAMTHLGFKIEQTRAMLQAALKFKPEGPKDEAGKAAI
- a CDS encoding hydrogenase iron-sulfur subunit, whose product is MPSPSERTSSETRRSELGVRSSFEPRIIAFLCNWCTYAGADLAGTSRVQYPPNTRTIRVMCSGAVDPTLVLEAFRDGADAVLIGGCHPGDCHYQNGNYKTRKRVALLKGLMRQLGIEEERLRLEWISAAEGAKFADTVRDYTEQIRSLGPLRTPAPAEAVH